A window from SAR202 cluster bacterium encodes these proteins:
- a CDS encoding DUF2283 domain-containing protein, protein MRWKEMETQERRQVRVTYDAFGDILEVLWEDAEGSYVGTNDDRVLARLDSSGRIIGMMVQHASTAMDQNAIDAVLVGGPQPEPAVPVRVAAERLGVSERRVRQLLAEGRFEGARLVGRDWIIPQPIAITPARYGRVGVARRIAESKAPYITGNNKTTE, encoded by the coding sequence ATGAGGTGGAAAGAAATGGAAACGCAAGAGCGAAGGCAGGTCAGGGTTACCTATGACGCCTTTGGAGACATACTCGAGGTGCTCTGGGAGGATGCTGAAGGGTCGTACGTCGGCACGAACGATGATCGCGTGCTCGCGAGGTTGGACTCTTCCGGAAGGATAATCGGCATGATGGTCCAACACGCCAGCACTGCAATGGACCAGAATGCCATCGACGCTGTGCTCGTTGGCGGTCCCCAGCCGGAGCCTGCCGTGCCGGTGCGCGTCGCCGCTGAGAGGCTCGGCGTCAGCGAGCGCCGCGTGCGCCAGTTGCTTGCGGAAGGGCGGTTCGAAGGCGCGCGGCTTGTTGGGCGGGACTGGATCATCCCCCAACCCATCGCTATCACACCCGCGCGCTATGGCAGGGTCGGAGTCGCCCGGAGAATAGCGGAGTCAAAGGCGCCGTATATCACCGGCAACAATAAGACTACTGAGTGA
- a CDS encoding NAD(P)-dependent oxidoreductase, which translates to MRDEAQRHGAACHLLTGLQRPRALYVSLRPILDPQRVDDRLGRDLPELSKLRVRDRRQVRHVSAPRKVAGRYCRGATTCRPQHMGLEYAISPKMEYPRSLYMRVLVIGAAGKVGSTIAKYLGTKHELRGMDVVPMPMYKDSVIGGVADWDAVYNAMKGMDGVMHLAYLGHDWEPSLQSMKGTYNVYESAAKLGVKHIAFASRGGVVPSSYYPQSMTRTAETLPRPESYYSITKVFGEAMGDMYSAKHGMSIVSVRIGNMDPTREKVTHPHMLSPRDCAAVFDAAIRYDGGKHVRVYGASDSNWPLYDLDHGRKTIGYYPQDKSIVPEDQIPKAYPAPRLMEKPGRMAGLFVFLYHSVVLLLPVIYGAFDSAILRATPTLP; encoded by the coding sequence ATGCGGGACGAAGCGCAGCGTCACGGCGCGGCCTGCCATCTTCTGACCGGGCTTCAGCGGCCGCGCGCCCTCTATGTAAGTCTGCGGCCAATTCTTGACCCACAGCGCGTCGATGATCGTCTGGGTAGGGATCTCCCGGAGCTCAGTAAGCTGCGCGTCCGGGATCGGAGGCAGGTTCGGCATGTGTCGGCACCTCGAAAAGTAGCTGGCCGATATTGTAGGGGAGCGACAACTTGCCGTCCACAACACATGGGCCTAGAATACGCCATCAGTCCGAAAATGGAATATCCAAGGAGTCTCTACATGCGTGTTCTAGTCATCGGCGCGGCAGGTAAGGTCGGAAGTACCATAGCGAAATATCTGGGCACTAAACATGAGCTTCGCGGGATGGATGTGGTCCCTATGCCCATGTACAAGGACAGCGTTATCGGAGGGGTAGCGGACTGGGACGCGGTCTACAACGCGATGAAGGGGATGGACGGTGTGATGCACCTGGCATACCTGGGGCACGATTGGGAGCCGTCCCTCCAATCGATGAAGGGCACGTACAACGTGTACGAGTCGGCGGCCAAGCTTGGGGTCAAGCACATCGCATTTGCCAGCAGGGGCGGTGTGGTCCCGAGCTCGTACTACCCGCAAAGCATGACCCGCACGGCGGAGACGCTGCCGAGACCGGAGAGCTACTACTCGATCACGAAGGTATTTGGCGAAGCAATGGGCGACATGTACTCCGCCAAACACGGCATGAGCATCGTCTCTGTGCGTATCGGCAACATGGACCCGACCCGAGAGAAGGTAACCCACCCACACATGCTCAGCCCGCGCGACTGCGCCGCAGTATTCGACGCAGCCATCCGCTACGACGGCGGCAAGCATGTCAGGGTCTACGGCGCCTCCGACAGCAACTGGCCGCTGTACGACCTGGACCACGGCCGCAAGACGATCGGCTACTACCCCCAGGACAAATCGATAGTGCCGGAGGACCAGATCCCCAAGGCATATCCGGCGCCACGTCTAATGGAAAAACCCGGCCGAATGGCCGGGCTTTTCGTCTTCCTGTATCACTCAGTAGTCTTATTGTTGCCGGTGATATACGGCGCCTTTGACTCCGCTATTCTCCGGGCGACTCCGACCCTGCCATAG
- a CDS encoding ribonuclease activity regulator RraA yields the protein MPNLPPIPDAQLTELREIPTQTIIDALWVKNWPQTYIEGARPLKPGQKMAGRAVTLRFVPHRPDLVEDKPKGEQSAEYVAFELCGPGEVLVVDAMRWGYASIGGDIKFLRLHQRKVGGLVTDASVRDSGTLKGYNFPVFSYSTTAKQGPADFWPWQVNDAIQCGGVLVRPGDGIVGDDDGVVVVPRSMVDTVIQVAKQREDVEHIIKQQLEIEQCSPGKYYPFNERTWKLYEEKTGRKRPG from the coding sequence ATGCCGAACCTGCCTCCGATCCCGGACGCGCAGCTTACTGAGCTCCGGGAGATCCCTACCCAGACGATCATCGACGCGCTGTGGGTCAAGAATTGGCCGCAGACTTACATAGAGGGCGCGCGGCCGCTGAAGCCCGGTCAGAAGATGGCAGGCCGCGCCGTGACGCTGCGCTTCGTCCCGCATCGGCCCGACCTGGTCGAGGACAAGCCGAAGGGCGAGCAGTCCGCAGAGTACGTCGCGTTTGAGCTGTGCGGACCCGGCGAGGTGCTTGTTGTCGACGCGATGCGGTGGGGCTACGCCTCCATCGGCGGCGACATCAAGTTCCTGCGCCTGCACCAGCGCAAGGTCGGAGGCCTGGTGACGGACGCCTCCGTCCGCGACAGCGGCACGCTGAAGGGCTACAACTTCCCGGTATTTTCCTACAGCACTACTGCCAAGCAGGGTCCCGCCGATTTCTGGCCGTGGCAGGTGAACGATGCGATCCAGTGCGGCGGCGTCCTGGTGCGCCCCGGCGACGGCATCGTGGGCGATGACGACGGCGTGGTGGTGGTGCCGCGCTCGATGGTAGACACAGTAATCCAGGTCGCGAAGCAGAGGGAGGACGTGGAGCACATCATCAAGCAGCAGCTTGAGATAGAGCAGTGTTCGCCGGGCAAGTACTACCCGTTCAACGAGCGGACGTGGAAGCTATACGAGGAGAAGACGGGCCGCAAGCGGCCGGGGTAA
- a CDS encoding 3-hydroxyacyl-CoA dehydrogenase/enoyl-CoA hydratase family protein: protein MTTNQIEIKSAAVLGAGTMGSQIAALLANRGIRTLLLDLPSTDGDRSKMAKGAKERLSTMRPPAVDCAASLERITPGNFDDDIAKLADADWVIEAVSENLDIKKAIWSKAAKHIKPTAIASTNTSGIRIAIIAEALPKDMRSRFLGAHFFNPPRYLKLLEVIPTAETSPQVFAGLSAFAENTLGKGVVKAKDVPNFIGNRVGIFSLMAALHAMDDLSFGADDVDAVTGPASARPSSATFRTIDLIGIDVMIDVCENVLKITGDPWEQKVFAVPQYMREMLKKGMAGEKKGQGFFKRSTDGGKSSILTLDHKTLEYRPGRKLEAESLNAVRRIDNPGERLKKLVSYNDPAGQLAWKALSGVMAYSAKMVGVVADDIVSIDRAMKWGFAWELGPFEAWDALGVAEATKRMKADGLPIPTWVEKIAATGGTLYQHQGGATQQLGTAGKYKPVSQSSREISYDGLKRAGRSVIENPGATLFDIGDGVAFLDFHSAKQAIGMEMLEMIEKAAQKVENDFQGLVISSHVRPNFSVGFNLKLVLDTANAGEWNEIDTMIRRFQYGLLAVKRLKATVVTAPFGLALGGGAEISLHGHRMVAGTELSMGLVETLAGIVPAGGGCKEMLIRALEKVPGGLGGSAADANTDKAAYDAVEKVFATINMGKTSGSATEARSLGFLRPTDSESANADHLLFLAKQAVLEIRSKRPALSPKPVQLQIRVLGAGAAEKLLAPVKQAQEQGKASEHDVKVAGKLARVLTGGDRPAGGYMSEEDVLELERGALMALCPEPKTLERIDYVLKNGKPLKN, encoded by the coding sequence ATGACGACCAACCAGATCGAAATCAAGTCCGCCGCCGTGCTGGGCGCCGGCACAATGGGCTCACAGATAGCGGCGCTGCTGGCCAACCGCGGCATCAGGACGCTGCTGCTGGACCTGCCCTCCACCGATGGCGACCGCAGCAAGATGGCAAAGGGAGCGAAGGAGCGCCTTTCCACGATGCGCCCGCCAGCCGTGGACTGCGCGGCGTCGCTGGAGCGCATCACGCCGGGCAATTTCGACGACGACATCGCAAAGCTGGCGGACGCCGACTGGGTCATTGAGGCCGTATCGGAGAACCTCGACATCAAGAAGGCGATCTGGTCGAAGGCCGCGAAGCACATCAAGCCTACTGCCATCGCCAGCACCAACACCTCCGGCATTCGCATCGCGATCATCGCGGAGGCGCTGCCGAAGGACATGCGCTCTCGATTCCTCGGCGCGCACTTCTTCAACCCTCCGCGGTACCTCAAGCTGCTGGAGGTCATCCCGACCGCGGAGACTTCGCCGCAGGTGTTCGCCGGCCTGTCCGCGTTCGCCGAGAACACGCTCGGCAAGGGCGTCGTGAAGGCGAAGGACGTGCCCAACTTCATCGGCAACCGTGTGGGCATTTTCAGCCTCATGGCCGCGCTGCACGCGATGGACGACCTGAGCTTCGGCGCGGACGATGTAGACGCGGTCACAGGCCCCGCCTCGGCGAGGCCAAGCTCCGCCACGTTCCGCACCATCGACCTAATCGGCATCGATGTCATGATCGACGTCTGCGAGAACGTGCTCAAGATCACCGGCGACCCATGGGAGCAGAAGGTGTTCGCCGTGCCGCAGTATATGCGCGAAATGCTTAAGAAGGGGATGGCGGGCGAGAAGAAGGGCCAGGGGTTCTTCAAGCGCTCCACGGACGGCGGCAAGTCCAGCATCCTGACGCTGGACCACAAGACGCTGGAGTACCGCCCCGGCCGCAAGCTGGAGGCGGAGTCGCTGAACGCCGTCCGTCGCATCGACAACCCCGGCGAACGCCTCAAGAAGCTCGTCTCCTACAACGACCCCGCCGGGCAGCTCGCGTGGAAGGCCCTATCGGGCGTAATGGCGTATTCCGCGAAGATGGTCGGCGTCGTGGCGGACGACATCGTGAGCATCGACCGCGCGATGAAGTGGGGCTTCGCGTGGGAGCTCGGCCCGTTCGAGGCGTGGGACGCCCTCGGAGTGGCGGAGGCAACGAAGCGCATGAAGGCCGACGGCCTGCCCATCCCGACGTGGGTGGAGAAGATAGCCGCGACCGGCGGCACATTGTACCAGCACCAGGGCGGCGCGACACAGCAGCTCGGCACGGCGGGCAAGTACAAGCCCGTCTCCCAGAGCTCCCGCGAGATCTCGTACGACGGCCTCAAGCGCGCCGGTAGGTCGGTTATCGAGAACCCCGGCGCGACGCTCTTCGACATCGGCGACGGCGTAGCGTTCCTCGACTTCCACTCGGCCAAGCAGGCGATCGGCATGGAGATGCTGGAGATGATCGAGAAGGCCGCACAGAAGGTTGAGAATGACTTCCAGGGCCTCGTCATCAGCAGCCACGTGCGGCCGAACTTCTCGGTGGGCTTCAACCTGAAGCTGGTCCTGGATACCGCCAACGCGGGTGAATGGAACGAGATCGACACCATGATCCGCAGGTTCCAGTACGGCCTGTTGGCGGTCAAGCGGCTCAAGGCGACCGTTGTGACCGCGCCCTTCGGCCTCGCGCTCGGCGGAGGCGCGGAGATATCGCTGCACGGTCACAGGATGGTCGCGGGGACGGAGCTGTCAATGGGCCTGGTGGAGACGCTGGCGGGCATCGTCCCGGCAGGCGGCGGGTGCAAGGAGATGCTGATCCGCGCGCTGGAGAAGGTCCCCGGCGGCCTCGGCGGCAGCGCGGCGGACGCGAATACCGACAAGGCGGCCTACGACGCCGTAGAGAAGGTATTCGCCACAATCAACATGGGCAAGACATCCGGCAGCGCCACGGAGGCCCGCTCTCTCGGCTTCCTCAGACCGACGGACAGCGAGAGCGCCAACGCCGACCACCTGCTGTTCTTAGCGAAGCAGGCGGTGCTGGAGATACGCTCGAAGAGACCCGCCCTGTCACCGAAGCCTGTGCAGCTACAGATACGCGTCCTGGGCGCCGGCGCGGCCGAGAAGCTGCTCGCGCCGGTCAAGCAGGCGCAGGAGCAAGGCAAGGCGTCCGAGCACGACGTGAAGGTGGCGGGCAAGCTCGCGCGGGTGCTCACAGGCGGAGACCGCCCGGCGGGCGGCTACATGTCCGAGGAGGACGTGCTGGAGCTGGAGCGCGGGGCGCTCATGGCCCTCTGCCCTGAGCCGAAGACGCTGGAGCGCATCGACTACGTGCTCAAGAACGGCAAGCCGCTGAAGAACTAG